One segment of Gordonia terrae DNA contains the following:
- a CDS encoding acetoacetate--CoA ligase: MIITSEAVRTADTQMNRFGRFVQERFGVDTSEYDTQWSWSVRQPAQFWRAVWEFFDLDALAAEPLDPGDEAVLADDRMPGAVWFPDVRLNYVDQILRHATLPGAAIVGIDEAGERSEIAWSELPSQVAGLASTLRAHGVGPGDVVAAYLPDIPEAVIAFLATASLGAVWSGCGQDYAPQGAAGRLGQLAPKVLFTAAGYRYNGKVVDKRSDSAELAGLLPNLFAHITIGATDPGSSTVDYAQACSGDPGDFRPLQVPFDHPLWVLFSSGTTGRPKGIVHGHGGVLLEHLKAGALHGDLSADDVFFWQTALSWMMWNYQVAGLLCGSRIICYSGSPLYPDADRLWQIVDDERVTYFGTSPGQLQASRKAGLEPGRRHDLSRLRTLGSTGSSLAADLFTWVDDHVRPGLPISSISGGTDIVSAFAGGSTGEPVVPGELSVRYLGVALESWSPAARPLVGEVGELVVTAPMPSMPVSFWDDPDGARYRAAYFAHEWEGGASKPVWRHGDWVTVTERGSLVIHGRSDATLNRHGIRMGSADIYEVVEALDEIAEAFVLGVDGPGGAYWMPLFVTLVPGATLDDDLIGRIAASVRDRLSKRHVPDEVIEAPGIPHTRTGKKLEVPVTAILAGRSEVNIDPKAVDDYALIDWYAEQGRAHRW, from the coding sequence ATGATCATCACGAGTGAGGCGGTGCGGACCGCGGACACTCAGATGAATCGCTTCGGGCGTTTCGTGCAGGAGCGATTCGGGGTCGACACAAGCGAGTACGACACCCAATGGTCGTGGTCGGTGCGGCAACCGGCACAGTTCTGGCGTGCGGTCTGGGAATTCTTCGACCTCGACGCCCTCGCCGCGGAACCCCTCGATCCCGGGGACGAGGCGGTACTCGCCGACGACCGGATGCCCGGGGCCGTCTGGTTTCCGGACGTCCGCCTGAACTACGTCGATCAGATCCTGCGGCACGCCACTCTGCCCGGTGCCGCGATCGTCGGGATCGACGAGGCGGGGGAGCGTTCGGAGATCGCCTGGTCGGAGTTGCCGTCGCAGGTCGCCGGCCTGGCGTCGACACTCCGTGCGCACGGGGTGGGTCCCGGCGATGTGGTCGCCGCGTACCTGCCCGACATCCCCGAAGCCGTCATCGCCTTCCTCGCCACCGCGTCTCTCGGCGCGGTCTGGTCGGGATGCGGTCAGGACTATGCGCCGCAGGGCGCGGCCGGTCGCCTCGGTCAGCTCGCGCCGAAGGTGCTGTTCACCGCGGCCGGCTATCGCTACAACGGCAAGGTGGTCGACAAGCGCTCCGACAGTGCGGAGCTGGCGGGCCTCTTGCCGAACCTCTTCGCGCACATCACGATCGGAGCCACCGATCCGGGGTCGTCGACCGTCGACTACGCGCAGGCATGCAGCGGCGACCCCGGCGACTTCCGGCCGCTACAGGTGCCCTTCGACCATCCGTTGTGGGTGCTCTTCAGTTCCGGCACCACCGGACGGCCCAAGGGGATCGTCCACGGGCACGGCGGAGTTCTCCTCGAGCATCTGAAAGCCGGTGCCCTGCACGGTGATCTGTCTGCGGACGATGTGTTCTTCTGGCAGACGGCGCTCAGCTGGATGATGTGGAACTATCAGGTCGCCGGACTTCTCTGTGGTTCGCGGATCATCTGCTACAGCGGCTCGCCCCTGTACCCCGACGCCGACCGACTCTGGCAGATCGTCGACGACGAGCGGGTCACCTACTTCGGCACGAGTCCAGGTCAGTTGCAGGCGTCGCGAAAGGCGGGACTGGAGCCCGGGCGTCGGCACGATCTGAGCCGGCTGCGGACGCTCGGGAGCACCGGATCATCCCTCGCGGCAGATCTTTTCACCTGGGTCGACGACCACGTCCGGCCCGGCCTGCCCATCTCGTCGATCAGTGGCGGCACCGACATCGTCTCCGCGTTCGCCGGTGGCTCGACCGGCGAGCCGGTGGTGCCCGGTGAACTGTCGGTCCGTTACCTCGGTGTGGCGCTGGAGAGTTGGTCGCCCGCAGCCCGCCCGCTGGTGGGGGAGGTGGGCGAACTCGTCGTCACCGCCCCGATGCCGTCGATGCCGGTGAGCTTCTGGGACGATCCCGACGGTGCGCGATACCGCGCCGCGTACTTCGCCCACGAATGGGAGGGCGGGGCGTCGAAGCCGGTCTGGCGGCACGGCGACTGGGTGACCGTGACCGAACGCGGGTCGCTCGTGATCCACGGCCGTAGCGACGCGACGTTGAACCGTCACGGGATCCGGATGGGATCGGCCGACATCTACGAGGTCGTCGAAGCGCTCGACGAGATCGCGGAGGCGTTCGTGCTCGGTGTCGACGGACCGGGCGGCGCCTACTGGATGCCGCTGTTCGTCACCCTCGTCCCCGGCGCAACGCTCGACGATGACCTGATCGGCCGGATCGCGGCCTCGGTCCGCGACCGGCTCTCCAAACGCCATGTGCCCGACGAGGTCATCGAGGCCCCCGGAATCCCGCACACCCGGACGGGAAAGAAACTCGAGGTTCCGGTCACCGCGATTCTGGCCGGCCGATCCGAGGTCAACATCGACCCCAAGGCGGTCGACGACTATGCGCTGATCGACTGGTACGCCGAGCAGGGGCGCGCACACCGCTGGTGA
- a CDS encoding sulfite exporter TauE/SafE family protein, whose product MSLTELALLVVAGFGAGLIGYITGLASIVSYPALLAVGLSPIAANVTNTVALVAVGVGSTAQSGRSLLDGDRRRLIIGAVASLIGGTVGAVLLLSTPAEAFEAVVPFLVAIAAVALLVQPVLRRWATSHVERPWVFILGLTLISVYGGYFGAGAGIMILALMLVVTSEPLWRAALSKSLFLGIANTVAAVGFMIWGPVEWWAALAMAVGCLAGGWCGPPVVKRLPPGPLRIVVGVCGLGLAGWLAFS is encoded by the coding sequence ATTTCGCTCACTGAGCTCGCTCTACTGGTCGTCGCCGGGTTCGGCGCCGGCCTGATCGGCTACATCACCGGGCTGGCCTCGATCGTCAGCTATCCCGCGCTGCTCGCCGTCGGACTCAGTCCGATCGCCGCCAACGTCACGAACACGGTCGCGCTGGTCGCCGTCGGGGTGGGGAGCACCGCACAGTCGGGACGCTCCCTCCTCGACGGTGACCGGCGGCGTCTGATCATCGGCGCAGTCGCCTCGCTGATCGGCGGCACGGTCGGTGCGGTGCTGCTGCTCTCGACGCCGGCCGAGGCGTTCGAGGCCGTTGTGCCGTTCCTCGTGGCGATCGCCGCGGTCGCGCTACTCGTACAACCCGTCCTGCGACGCTGGGCGACCTCACACGTCGAACGACCCTGGGTGTTCATCCTGGGATTGACGCTGATCTCGGTGTACGGCGGATACTTCGGCGCGGGGGCCGGGATCATGATCCTCGCGCTGATGCTCGTGGTGACCAGCGAACCATTGTGGCGCGCAGCATTGTCCAAATCGTTGTTCCTCGGCATCGCCAACACGGTCGCCGCCGTCGGATTCATGATCTGGGGACCCGTCGAGTGGTGGGCGGCGCTCGCCATGGCCGTCGGCTGCCTGGCCGGTGGATGGTGTGGTCCGCCCGTGGTGAAACGCCTACCGCCCGGACCACTTCGGATCGTGGTCGGAGTCTGCGGACTCGGGCTCGCGGGGTGGCTCGCGTTCAGTTGA
- a CDS encoding DUF6350 family protein, protein MPSLKPDPTTDNLASQLRNLRRSRRAQRTAAEGSARQLAVVAFTVPAIALVTLIVVMLAVLLLAGSGLTGLPSAIASGWLAIHQVPVTISGVTVGVLPLLPTLIVAAGTARLTARAVSIGTNSAERDRHDLFDLGAVVFSAVIGPVLITAMSLAVVMDGGSVLPIQTPSALVAFLYTLGVHGGAALAGIVWSRRRDFAVRGRVSHADRRGFRYGLVAALMLLVAGAVLVCLRMLMRHGQIGELIETGYDFDGFLGLCLLSVLYLPNVMVAAMAVLVGSDVQLGAMTVDLFTVRGGAVPPVPVLAVLPDGPGAGAWGFVGLLVPAGVAGFAGWRCRDLDPMAHVRSVGVAAAVAASAVAVLTVAAGGTLGEFGDVAVTVSAAGVFTLGWIAVVGLLIVLVYAFLPSTRAARLAVGDEYFDDPLDPGYEDEYVIVTDLDEDDEYAEYSEFDDGDYEDADHDGYEYDDEVVDDEPRDDEPLDDADARDDGSVVADSPSGSEPAANRVYDDDLDETDLADNADYDLYPGSHGTSRQR, encoded by the coding sequence ATGCCTTCCCTCAAGCCGGACCCGACCACGGACAATCTGGCGTCGCAGCTTCGTAACCTGCGGCGATCGCGTCGTGCGCAGCGCACGGCGGCCGAGGGTTCGGCCCGCCAGCTCGCGGTGGTGGCGTTCACCGTTCCCGCGATCGCGCTGGTGACCCTGATCGTCGTCATGCTTGCGGTGCTGCTCTTGGCCGGCAGCGGCCTGACCGGACTCCCGAGCGCGATCGCCTCGGGTTGGTTGGCCATCCACCAGGTGCCGGTGACGATCAGCGGGGTCACCGTCGGCGTGCTGCCGCTGTTGCCGACACTGATCGTCGCCGCCGGTACGGCCCGGCTGACGGCTCGGGCCGTCTCGATCGGCACGAACTCGGCCGAACGCGATCGGCACGATCTGTTCGACCTGGGGGCCGTCGTCTTCTCGGCGGTGATCGGCCCGGTGCTGATCACCGCGATGTCGTTGGCCGTCGTGATGGACGGTGGATCGGTCCTGCCGATCCAGACGCCCAGCGCGCTCGTCGCGTTCCTGTACACGCTGGGCGTGCATGGTGGCGCCGCCCTGGCCGGGATCGTGTGGAGTCGACGCCGGGACTTCGCGGTCCGTGGGCGCGTCTCCCACGCCGATCGTCGAGGCTTCCGATACGGACTGGTCGCGGCACTGATGCTGCTCGTCGCCGGCGCCGTACTCGTGTGCCTGCGCATGCTGATGCGGCACGGGCAGATCGGTGAGCTGATCGAGACCGGTTACGACTTCGACGGATTCCTGGGACTCTGCCTGCTCTCGGTGCTGTATCTCCCGAACGTGATGGTCGCCGCGATGGCGGTGCTCGTCGGTTCCGACGTGCAGCTCGGCGCGATGACGGTCGATCTGTTCACGGTTCGCGGTGGCGCCGTGCCGCCGGTCCCGGTGCTCGCGGTCCTGCCCGACGGGCCGGGCGCCGGAGCCTGGGGATTCGTCGGTCTGCTCGTGCCGGCCGGCGTCGCGGGCTTCGCCGGCTGGCGATGCCGAGACCTCGATCCCATGGCTCATGTGCGTTCGGTGGGAGTCGCCGCGGCGGTGGCGGCCTCGGCGGTCGCCGTCCTGACCGTCGCGGCGGGCGGCACGCTCGGGGAGTTCGGTGACGTCGCCGTCACCGTGTCGGCGGCCGGGGTCTTCACGCTGGGCTGGATCGCGGTCGTCGGCCTGCTGATCGTGCTGGTGTACGCCTTCCTGCCGTCGACCCGCGCAGCCCGCCTCGCCGTCGGCGACGAGTACTTCGACGACCCGCTCGATCCCGGTTACGAGGACGAGTACGTCATCGTCACCGACCTGGACGAGGACGATGAGTACGCGGAGTACTCCGAGTTCGACGACGGTGACTACGAGGATGCCGATCACGACGGTTACGAGTACGACGACGAGGTTGTCGACGACGAGCCCCGCGACGACGAACCTCTCGACGATGCCGACGCACGCGACGACGGTTCCGTGGTCGCCGACTCTCCGTCCGGTTCCGAACCGGCGGCGAACCGCGTGTACGACGACGATCTCGATGAGACCGATCTCGCCGACAATGCGGACTACGACCTCTATCCCGGCTCGCACGGCACGTCCCGGCAACGCTGA
- a CDS encoding AMP-binding protein: MSTEAHPKPAHTRGEETPALLAETIGATLARTVETYGDRTALIDAAARREWRYSEFHRDVRAVAAGLLRLGVSVGDRVGLWSPNRFEWVLTQYAAAEIGAILVNLNPAYRQNEIEYALQQSGTGVVLAAESFKDSAYASMLEQARSRCPELREVVLFDSPGWDALCADASADELERVAEIAASLSPDDPINIQYTSGTTGFPKGATLSHRNIGNNGYLVGELLNYTADDRICLPVPFYHCFGMVMGNLAATSHGAAMVIPAPAFDPRATLDAVAEYRCTSLYGVPTMFIAELDLLDDGLDIDLSSLRTGIMAGSPCPEYVMRQVVDRLHMREVSICYGMTETSPVSTQTRVDDPLELRVTTVGRVGPHLEIKIVDPGTGETSGRGVTGELCTRGYSVMTGYWNEPEKTAEAIDADGWMHTGDLADMDDNGYVRITGRIKDMVIRGGENIYPREIEEFLYTHPDILDAQVIGVPDEKYGEELMAWVRLRDTATEFTADDLREFATGKIARHKIPRYVHVVEEFPMTVTGKVRKVAMRDEAVSILEQLR; this comes from the coding sequence ATGAGCACCGAGGCTCACCCGAAGCCTGCACACACGCGCGGTGAGGAGACACCGGCACTGCTCGCCGAGACCATCGGCGCCACTCTGGCCCGCACCGTCGAGACCTACGGCGACCGAACCGCCCTGATCGATGCCGCGGCGCGACGGGAATGGCGGTATTCCGAGTTCCACCGAGACGTGCGTGCCGTCGCGGCCGGTCTGCTGCGACTGGGTGTGTCGGTCGGCGACCGAGTCGGACTGTGGTCGCCCAACCGGTTCGAATGGGTTCTGACGCAGTACGCCGCCGCCGAGATCGGTGCGATCCTGGTCAATCTCAACCCCGCCTATCGCCAGAACGAGATCGAGTACGCGCTGCAGCAGTCCGGGACGGGCGTCGTGCTGGCCGCCGAGAGTTTCAAGGACTCGGCGTACGCATCGATGCTCGAGCAGGCGCGCTCGCGGTGTCCGGAACTGCGCGAGGTCGTGCTCTTCGACTCCCCGGGGTGGGACGCACTGTGCGCCGACGCGAGTGCCGACGAACTCGAACGTGTCGCCGAGATCGCCGCGTCGCTGTCGCCCGACGATCCGATCAACATCCAGTACACCTCGGGTACAACGGGATTCCCGAAGGGTGCGACACTGTCGCACCGAAACATCGGGAACAACGGGTATCTCGTCGGCGAACTGCTGAACTACACCGCCGACGACCGGATCTGTCTCCCCGTGCCCTTCTACCATTGCTTCGGCATGGTGATGGGCAATCTCGCGGCCACGAGTCACGGTGCGGCGATGGTCATCCCGGCGCCGGCGTTCGACCCGCGCGCCACCCTCGACGCGGTTGCGGAGTACCGCTGCACCAGTCTCTACGGCGTGCCCACCATGTTCATCGCCGAACTCGATCTGCTCGACGACGGGCTCGACATCGACCTGTCGAGCCTGCGTACCGGCATCATGGCGGGGTCGCCGTGCCCGGAGTACGTCATGCGGCAGGTGGTCGACCGCCTGCACATGCGCGAGGTGTCGATCTGTTACGGCATGACCGAGACGTCGCCGGTGTCGACGCAGACGCGGGTCGACGATCCGCTGGAGTTGCGCGTCACCACCGTCGGCCGGGTCGGCCCGCACCTGGAGATCAAGATCGTCGACCCCGGCACCGGTGAGACCTCCGGACGCGGCGTGACGGGCGAATTGTGCACGCGCGGTTACTCGGTGATGACCGGATACTGGAACGAACCCGAGAAGACCGCCGAGGCCATCGACGCCGACGGCTGGATGCACACCGGCGACCTCGCCGACATGGACGACAATGGATATGTCCGGATCACCGGGCGCATCAAGGACATGGTGATCCGCGGCGGGGAGAACATCTACCCGCGCGAGATCGAGGAGTTTCTCTACACCCATCCCGACATCCTCGACGCCCAGGTCATCGGCGTGCCCGACGAGAAGTACGGCGAAGAGCTGATGGCGTGGGTGCGCCTGCGCGACACCGCAACCGAATTCACCGCGGACGACCTGCGGGAGTTCGCCACCGGCAAGATCGCGCGGCACAAGATCCCGCGGTATGTCCATGTGGTCGAGGAGTTCCCGATGACCGTCACCGGAAAGGTCCGCAAGGTGGCGATGCGGGACGAGGCGGTTTCGATTCTCGAGCAGCTGCGATGA
- the purH gene encoding bifunctional phosphoribosylaminoimidazolecarboxamide formyltransferase/IMP cyclohydrolase codes for MNAHSPDSSRRPIRRALVSVYDKSGLTDLATALHAAGVEIVSTGSTAKTIAGAGVPVVEVSTLTGFPECLDGRVKTLHPKVHAGILADTRKSDHVAQLDELGVAAFDLVVVNLYPFTATVASGATPDECIEQIDIGGPSMVRGAAKNHPSVAVVVDPEDYARVTEAVAAEGFSLADRKELAAKAFRHTADYDVAVASWMSSVVAPEDDSQFLAWAGATWTRSAVLRYGENPHQAAALYVGNAGAGGVATAEQLHGKEMSYNNYTDADAAWRAAYDFDAPAVAIIKHANPCGIAIGADIAEAHRKAHACDPISAYGGVIAANREITVEMAEQVAEIFTEVIVAPGFADGALSVLTRKKNIRVLVATPPAATGIETKPVSGGLLMQQRDVLDADGDNPANWNLVAGPPADNQTLADLEFAWRACRSVKSNAILLASDGASVGVGMGQVNRVDSAHLAVQRAGDRAAGSVGASDAFFPFPDGLQVLLSAGVKAVAQPGGSIRDNEVIEAADEAGVTLYLTGARHFAH; via the coding sequence GTGAACGCACACAGCCCTGACAGTTCTCGTCGACCGATTCGGCGCGCTCTGGTGAGTGTCTACGACAAGAGCGGTCTCACCGATCTCGCGACGGCGCTCCATGCGGCCGGGGTGGAGATCGTGTCCACCGGATCGACCGCGAAGACCATCGCAGGCGCGGGTGTCCCGGTCGTCGAGGTGTCGACGCTGACCGGCTTCCCCGAATGTCTCGACGGGCGCGTCAAGACCTTGCACCCGAAGGTCCACGCGGGCATCCTCGCCGACACCCGAAAGTCCGATCATGTCGCGCAGCTCGACGAGTTGGGCGTCGCCGCATTCGATCTCGTCGTCGTCAACCTCTACCCGTTCACCGCGACGGTGGCCTCGGGCGCGACGCCGGACGAGTGCATCGAGCAGATCGACATCGGCGGTCCGTCGATGGTGCGCGGCGCAGCCAAGAACCATCCGTCGGTCGCCGTCGTGGTCGATCCCGAGGACTATGCACGGGTGACCGAGGCCGTTGCCGCGGAGGGCTTCTCCCTCGCCGACCGGAAGGAGCTCGCGGCAAAGGCGTTCCGGCACACCGCCGACTACGACGTCGCGGTGGCGTCGTGGATGTCGAGCGTCGTTGCGCCCGAGGACGACTCGCAGTTCCTGGCGTGGGCCGGGGCGACCTGGACCCGCTCCGCGGTGCTGCGCTACGGCGAGAACCCGCACCAGGCGGCCGCGCTGTATGTCGGGAACGCCGGCGCCGGCGGGGTCGCGACCGCCGAGCAGCTCCACGGCAAGGAGATGAGCTACAACAACTACACCGACGCCGATGCCGCCTGGCGCGCCGCGTACGACTTCGATGCCCCGGCGGTCGCGATCATCAAACATGCGAACCCGTGCGGGATCGCCATCGGTGCCGACATCGCAGAGGCGCATCGGAAGGCGCATGCCTGCGATCCGATCAGCGCCTACGGCGGTGTCATCGCCGCGAATCGCGAGATCACCGTGGAGATGGCCGAGCAGGTCGCCGAGATCTTCACCGAGGTCATCGTCGCGCCCGGTTTCGCCGACGGCGCGCTCTCGGTCCTGACCCGAAAGAAGAACATCCGAGTCCTGGTGGCCACCCCGCCGGCGGCGACCGGGATCGAGACCAAGCCGGTGTCGGGCGGATTGCTGATGCAGCAGCGTGACGTCCTCGACGCCGACGGTGACAATCCGGCCAACTGGAACCTCGTGGCCGGACCGCCGGCCGACAACCAGACTCTCGCCGACCTCGAATTCGCCTGGCGGGCCTGTCGTTCGGTCAAGTCCAATGCCATTCTGCTCGCCTCCGACGGTGCGTCGGTCGGGGTGGGCATGGGGCAGGTCAACCGCGTCGACTCCGCGCATCTCGCCGTGCAGCGCGCGGGTGACCGAGCGGCAGGCAGCGTCGGGGCGTCGGATGCATTCTTCCCCTTCCCGGACGGACTGCAGGTACTGCTGTCGGCCGGGGTGAAAGCCGTTGCCCAGCCCGGCGGATCGATTCGCGACAACGAGGTGATCGAGGCGGCCGATGAGGCGGGCGTGACGCTCTACCTCACCGGGGCGCGCCATTTCGCTCACTGA
- a CDS encoding DUF5336 domain-containing protein, translated as MTYPPGGYGQQQPESGQSYGQYGNQSGYPQSGAHNTGPQASPAPGSDQYGQAQQYGGQQGYGQQYGQAGQSYGQGQPGYGQSPAQGYGDQGYGQPGYGQQGQQGYGQYGYSQPPVKQPSQGLPAITPVLLAAAIGAFGLIVLFSGFLSAAETYDFALKLFQTQYNAPYTLISVAGILALISLIPGIKVPAAPIVASLAITSFLITLFQFLNIDDNGAGAIVLLIFTLLSAVLAVVWLLTDAAVIKVAPAVGDATAAVAPGSSAATQSDTGAHQQTGGYGDAQTTAYGTGSAQAQYGQQASANYDPSAYSQSSGASTTGQSGYSAGTGESSASAAGAASGHGESGYGDYRPGQYGAGASGASPSAPGASASPAGTDTPAGDHSTTVFQKPEPPTGSGN; from the coding sequence ATGACCTACCCACCCGGCGGCTACGGGCAACAGCAGCCCGAGTCCGGACAGTCTTACGGCCAGTACGGCAATCAGTCCGGCTACCCGCAATCCGGCGCCCACAACACCGGTCCGCAGGCGAGCCCCGCGCCCGGCTCCGACCAGTACGGCCAGGCGCAGCAATACGGGGGCCAGCAGGGTTACGGCCAGCAGTATGGGCAGGCCGGCCAGTCCTACGGGCAGGGACAGCCCGGTTACGGACAGAGCCCTGCGCAGGGCTATGGCGACCAGGGTTACGGCCAACCCGGGTACGGCCAGCAGGGCCAGCAGGGCTACGGCCAGTACGGGTACTCCCAGCCGCCGGTCAAGCAGCCGAGCCAGGGACTCCCGGCCATCACCCCGGTGCTCCTCGCGGCCGCCATCGGCGCCTTCGGCCTAATCGTGCTCTTCAGCGGATTCCTGTCCGCGGCCGAGACCTATGACTTCGCGCTCAAGTTGTTCCAGACGCAGTACAACGCCCCGTACACGCTGATCAGCGTTGCCGGAATCCTCGCGCTCATCTCACTGATCCCGGGCATCAAGGTGCCGGCGGCTCCGATCGTGGCGTCACTGGCGATCACCTCGTTCCTGATCACCCTGTTCCAGTTCCTCAACATCGACGACAACGGTGCCGGGGCGATCGTCCTGCTGATCTTCACCCTTCTGTCCGCGGTCCTCGCCGTCGTGTGGTTGCTCACCGATGCCGCCGTCATCAAGGTGGCACCCGCGGTGGGCGATGCCACCGCAGCCGTGGCCCCCGGCTCGTCCGCCGCGACGCAGTCCGACACCGGTGCGCATCAGCAGACGGGCGGATACGGCGACGCGCAGACCACTGCCTACGGCACCGGGAGCGCGCAGGCGCAGTACGGCCAGCAGGCATCGGCCAACTACGACCCGTCGGCCTACTCGCAGTCATCGGGTGCGTCGACGACCGGTCAGAGCGGATACTCCGCCGGAACGGGGGAGTCGTCGGCGTCGGCCGCCGGTGCGGCCTCCGGACACGGCGAATCGGGCTACGGCGACTACCGCCCCGGCCAGTACGGGGCCGGCGCCTCGGGTGCATCCCCTTCCGCACCCGGCGCCTCCGCGAGCCCCGCGGGCACCGACACCCCGGCCGGAGACCACTCCACCACGGTCTTCCAGAAGCCGGAGCCGCCCACCGGAAGCGGCAACTGA
- a CDS encoding HNH endonuclease, translated as MPELAILLDHLIETTPPTDDPTGAATFDALNTLRLIRNIADHQIVNHTAQLDELGVAQKVGSTTKRMLIESGHAPSSAHRVMRSVDALPTLPTLARHAADGRLTSEIVDAIVRGLNEIEKRCGEPLSDDDMSSYELEILTQALSGATPTEVLKHARVITNSLAGASDTGVPAADDAALNSVNAHTTDDGRVDIRADVTQVVGEKFMAMIDERSCPRPEPDGADDRRTAEQRRADAFELILDQAALGATLDTVGSPRTQLMLTIPATGDPAALPWTGSVSHATAKQLSCDGSLTEIVLDGEGVPLQMGHTHRLFPPHLRRATIVRDQCCIKCGAPPSHTQVHHIEHWADGGPTDLDNGCLLCQRCHTQVHHHGWDIVMGFDRHPWLVPPASIDPQRRPRPAHNRRTMRLDNAA; from the coding sequence ATGCCAGAGCTCGCCATTCTCCTCGACCACCTCATCGAGACCACCCCGCCCACCGACGACCCCACCGGCGCAGCAACATTCGACGCACTGAACACACTTCGACTCATACGCAATATCGCCGACCACCAGATCGTCAACCACACAGCACAACTCGACGAACTCGGCGTCGCACAGAAAGTCGGGAGCACCACCAAGAGGATGCTGATCGAGTCAGGGCACGCACCGAGCTCGGCCCACCGCGTCATGCGCAGCGTCGACGCCCTACCCACCCTCCCCACACTTGCTCGTCACGCCGCTGATGGGCGACTGACCAGCGAGATCGTCGACGCGATCGTGCGCGGACTGAACGAGATCGAGAAGCGTTGTGGCGAACCTCTTTCCGACGACGACATGAGTTCGTACGAGTTGGAGATCCTCACTCAGGCGCTGTCCGGTGCGACGCCAACAGAAGTACTCAAGCACGCCCGAGTCATCACCAACAGCCTTGCCGGCGCTTCCGACACCGGTGTACCCGCGGCCGACGACGCAGCGCTGAACTCAGTCAACGCGCACACCACTGACGACGGCCGTGTCGACATCCGCGCCGACGTCACCCAGGTGGTTGGCGAGAAGTTCATGGCCATGATCGACGAACGATCCTGCCCACGCCCCGAACCCGACGGCGCCGACGACCGCCGCACCGCAGAACAACGCCGCGCCGACGCCTTCGAACTGATTCTGGACCAAGCCGCACTCGGAGCCACCCTCGACACCGTTGGTTCCCCACGGACACAACTCATGCTCACGATCCCCGCCACCGGAGACCCGGCCGCCCTGCCCTGGACCGGATCCGTCAGCCATGCAACAGCGAAACAGCTGTCGTGCGACGGGTCGCTGACCGAAATCGTCCTCGACGGCGAAGGTGTACCGCTACAGATGGGCCACACCCACCGCCTGTTCCCACCACACCTACGACGAGCGACGATCGTGCGAGACCAATGCTGCATCAAATGCGGTGCACCACCATCACACACCCAGGTGCATCACATCGAGCACTGGGCCGACGGCGGACCCACCGACCTCGACAACGGCTGCCTGCTCTGCCAACGCTGCCACACCCAAGTCCACCACCACGGGTGGGACATCGTCATGGGCTTCGACCGCCACCCCTGGCTGGTGCCACCCGCCTCGATCGACCCACAACGCCGACCACGACCCGCCCACAACCGACGCACCATGCGCCTCGACAACGCCGCCTGA
- the purN gene encoding phosphoribosylglycinamide formyltransferase — translation MTSPTAPGRTPLVVMASGTGSLLESLIARGGAEDSPFRVAAIVVDRVCRAQEVAQRNEIPLITCRVADHADRATWDRALTEQVAAIGPEWVVTAGFMKILGPAFLGRFGGRVVNSHPALLPAFPGAHGVAEALDYGVKVTGATVHLVDEGVDTGPILAQQVVTVDVDDTADTLHERIKTVERVLLADVVAALVTRGVVIDGRKARIP, via the coding sequence GTGACATCCCCGACGGCACCCGGCCGCACCCCGCTGGTGGTGATGGCGTCGGGCACCGGTTCGCTGTTGGAGTCGCTGATCGCGCGCGGTGGCGCCGAGGATTCCCCGTTTCGGGTTGCGGCGATCGTCGTCGACCGTGTGTGCCGCGCGCAAGAGGTCGCGCAGCGCAACGAGATCCCGCTCATCACCTGCCGTGTCGCCGACCACGCCGACCGCGCGACGTGGGATCGTGCGCTGACCGAGCAGGTCGCCGCGATCGGACCGGAGTGGGTGGTGACCGCCGGGTTCATGAAGATCCTCGGCCCGGCCTTTCTCGGACGGTTCGGTGGACGTGTCGTCAACAGTCACCCGGCGCTGCTGCCCGCCTTCCCGGGCGCCCACGGTGTCGCCGAGGCACTCGACTACGGCGTCAAGGTCACCGGCGCGACGGTCCACCTGGTCGACGAGGGCGTGGACACCGGTCCGATCCTCGCCCAGCAGGTGGTCACCGTCGATGTCGACGACACCGCCGACACCCTGCACGAGCGAATCAAGACGGTCGAGCGCGTGTTGCTCGCCGACGTGGTGGCCGCACTGGTCACCAGAGGAGTAGTCATCGATGGACGAAAGGCCCGCATCCCGTGA